From Pectobacterium carotovorum, one genomic window encodes:
- a CDS encoding 4'-phosphopantetheinyl transferase family protein — protein MLSAFIDDVEWITFPRATDGATYPGITARCHFHLSAYDDALFAEANIPFSDALERAVPKRRAEFLAGRCLARRVLSKLEHPDFILHSAEDRSPQWPENIAGSLSHNKDSVLCAAHLRSDTLSCVGVDIEGFMSDERAQSLWPGIIGDEEFQWFQEREEAFSCLLTLSFSAKESLFKALYPQVRHYFDFLDARLVALDITKREFELELLTDLTPTFYAGRRFKGAYLLREYDVTTFICC, from the coding sequence ATGCTTTCTGCTTTTATTGATGATGTTGAATGGATTACTTTTCCACGGGCAACGGACGGTGCCACCTACCCAGGTATTACTGCTCGCTGCCATTTCCATTTGTCTGCCTATGACGACGCGCTTTTTGCCGAGGCGAACATTCCTTTTTCCGACGCGCTAGAGCGTGCTGTGCCGAAACGACGCGCCGAATTTCTGGCTGGGCGCTGTCTGGCCAGACGCGTCTTGAGCAAGTTGGAACATCCTGATTTTATTCTGCATAGTGCAGAAGACCGCTCGCCGCAGTGGCCGGAAAATATTGCCGGTTCGCTGAGCCATAACAAAGACAGCGTACTCTGCGCCGCCCATTTGCGTAGCGATACGCTCTCGTGTGTGGGAGTTGATATTGAAGGGTTCATGTCTGATGAGCGTGCGCAATCGCTGTGGCCCGGCATCATCGGCGACGAAGAATTCCAGTGGTTTCAGGAACGGGAAGAAGCATTTAGCTGTTTGCTGACGTTGAGTTTCTCGGCGAAAGAGAGCCTGTTCAAGGCGCTTTACCCGCAGGTCCGGCACTATTTCGATTTTCTGGATGCCAGACTAGTGGCGTTGGATATCACCAAACGCGAGTTCGAGCTGGAACTGCTTACCGATCTGACGCCGACGTTTTACGCCGGACGCCGTTTTAAAGGCGCGTATCTGTTAAGAGAGTACGACGTCACCACCTTTATCTGCTGCTAA
- a CDS encoding TonB-dependent receptor domain-containing protein, with protein sequence MQLKSESRFSYHHFPHSKVSLALLVTGLLALPALAQAENAADEKIVVTATQTKHTTLSAPASVSVITSAELEKMSVNNVSDAVKKLPGININPSTTYGRNEIKIRGMRADYTLLLVNGRRINAQESLATDMGNDFDLSSIPMSAIERIEVIRGPMSSLYGADALGGVVNVILRQPGEKVAGEIGYNFEAPTEGSGGDHNRLNGYVSGPLVENTLLGSLIVDGGKRDAWRTEQSKNRNSDAIEKRDNYSVLGNLTWLIDSQQSLDFDATYTKDDRFVDWNNYGATAHNTQKIDRLGMGLTHNGSWDSVDTRLRYYYEKIDLMDNSELNKGIADITQNNQTVDGQVSGYLGDHLLTGGGEYRITSLEHSMNLKNGKVNVNQSALFLQDEFKIADLALTFGGRVDHHEVYGTEFSPRAYATYSLTDNWVIKGGVNKAFKAPTLAQFTPGYMKAACRGFCYLVGNPDLKAETSISYELGTAYEAEHFGTGITLFNNDIKNMIQSEAWDKDRTRVANLPYYNVDKARVQGIETSFWVDLTDDLNWTTNWTIVDAEDRTTKKRLKKTPKNTVNTQLNWQALDNVSTYIAYQYTGNQYLLDKESTKTRGFNTVDIGATYTPVKNVDLKLGVTNLTNEKRDYVATDNDYFLSGRTVYGGVSYKF encoded by the coding sequence ATGCAGCTAAAATCGGAAAGTCGTTTTTCATATCATCATTTCCCACACAGCAAGGTGTCTCTCGCCCTGCTGGTGACCGGATTACTGGCACTGCCTGCACTTGCACAGGCGGAAAACGCGGCAGATGAAAAAATCGTCGTAACGGCAACACAGACGAAACACACCACGCTAAGCGCCCCCGCCAGCGTCTCTGTCATTACCAGTGCCGAGCTGGAAAAGATGTCGGTGAATAACGTTTCCGATGCGGTGAAAAAGCTGCCGGGGATTAATATCAATCCGTCGACTACCTATGGTCGTAACGAGATCAAAATCCGTGGTATGCGGGCAGACTACACGCTGCTGCTGGTAAATGGTCGCCGTATCAACGCCCAAGAATCACTTGCGACCGATATGGGGAATGATTTCGATCTTAGCTCCATTCCGATGTCGGCGATTGAACGTATCGAAGTCATTCGCGGCCCAATGTCTTCCTTGTACGGTGCCGATGCATTGGGTGGTGTGGTAAACGTGATTCTGCGCCAGCCGGGGGAGAAAGTTGCCGGAGAGATCGGCTATAACTTTGAAGCGCCGACTGAAGGTTCTGGCGGCGACCACAATCGCCTGAATGGCTACGTTAGCGGGCCATTGGTGGAAAATACGCTGCTGGGCAGCTTGATTGTCGATGGCGGTAAACGTGATGCGTGGCGTACCGAGCAATCGAAAAACCGCAACTCCGATGCCATAGAAAAACGCGATAACTACAGCGTGTTAGGCAACCTGACCTGGTTGATCGATTCTCAGCAGAGCCTGGATTTTGATGCGACTTATACCAAAGATGACCGTTTCGTCGATTGGAATAACTATGGTGCAACCGCCCATAATACTCAAAAAATAGATCGCCTTGGTATGGGTCTCACGCATAACGGGAGCTGGGACAGTGTCGATACGCGGTTACGTTATTACTACGAAAAAATCGATTTAATGGATAATTCTGAACTCAATAAAGGCATAGCCGATATTACTCAGAATAATCAGACGGTTGACGGCCAAGTGTCTGGTTACCTAGGTGACCATTTGCTGACTGGCGGCGGTGAATACCGCATCACATCGCTGGAACACAGCATGAACCTGAAAAATGGCAAAGTGAACGTTAATCAGAGCGCCCTCTTCCTGCAAGATGAGTTCAAAATCGCTGATTTAGCCCTCACGTTTGGTGGTCGCGTCGACCATCATGAGGTCTATGGCACCGAATTCAGTCCACGCGCTTACGCCACTTATAGTTTAACTGACAACTGGGTCATCAAAGGCGGCGTGAATAAAGCGTTTAAAGCCCCAACCCTCGCTCAATTTACCCCCGGCTATATGAAAGCAGCATGTCGCGGATTCTGCTATCTCGTCGGTAACCCTGATCTGAAGGCTGAAACCTCCATCAGCTATGAACTGGGTACTGCCTATGAGGCAGAACATTTCGGTACAGGTATCACCCTGTTTAATAATGATATCAAGAATATGATCCAATCTGAGGCTTGGGATAAAGACAGAACTAGGGTAGCCAATCTTCCTTATTACAACGTGGATAAAGCGCGGGTTCAGGGAATTGAAACCTCATTTTGGGTCGATCTCACGGATGACCTAAACTGGACCACTAACTGGACTATCGTCGATGCCGAAGACCGCACCACCAAGAAGCGCCTGAAAAAAACCCCAAAAAATACAGTTAACACGCAGTTGAACTGGCAAGCACTAGATAATGTATCAACCTATATTGCTTACCAATATACGGGGAACCAATATCTTCTTGACAAAGAGTCCACCAAGACTCGCGGTTTCAATACCGTGGATATCGGTGCCACTTATACACCGGTTAAAAACGTAGATCTAAAACTGGGCGTCACTAACCTGACCAACGAAAAACGGGACTATGTTGCCACTGACAACGACTACTTCCTGTCTGGACGTACGGTGTACGGCGGCGTGAGCTATAAATTCTGA
- a CDS encoding MFS transporter: MDESMYRPHTRSVVHLALLINMLSLGSLMMVMPLGPDFISALSMDAKNIGYISGGATFASAIVGFLAAPYLDRFNRKHALIVLLTLRFGLTAACMFATSQTHLLVLFILAGCVAGPASGVLMAAVVDIVPANERGKQLAYVGMSFSLAAIIIMPLSLELAHRINWQAPFYIFGLGGLLLALLVLWLFPSMPPAHRAQQNASPSKAPTSVLHDLLASPLFLLGLTVVSLQMFGHFLLIPHFSNYFQFNLAFPRDDISLLYLCGGLASMVTMQLCGSLLDRGYASRTIVVTTLLLAVVILCGFVLPFSLSLYLVFTLFMALSAARSSSTLAITAGIPLPHQRAAFMSYQGTAANVASGLASVASAAYLSTSIEGKIDGFSQLAVASTVFALAAMLLTLRLIPQLAERSRKMAARQPAQATEQ, from the coding sequence ATGGATGAAAGCATGTACCGCCCGCACACCCGATCCGTTGTGCATCTGGCGCTGCTAATTAACATGCTTTCCCTCGGCAGCCTGATGATGGTGATGCCGTTAGGTCCCGATTTCATCAGCGCCCTGTCTATGGATGCTAAGAACATCGGCTACATTAGCGGCGGCGCAACGTTTGCCTCCGCCATTGTCGGCTTCCTCGCCGCCCCTTATCTGGACAGATTTAACCGTAAACATGCTCTGATCGTTCTGCTGACGCTGCGCTTCGGCCTGACAGCGGCCTGTATGTTTGCCACCAGCCAAACCCATCTTTTAGTGCTGTTTATTCTGGCAGGCTGCGTAGCTGGGCCAGCCTCTGGCGTGTTGATGGCTGCGGTTGTCGATATTGTGCCGGCCAACGAGCGCGGAAAGCAGCTGGCCTACGTCGGTATGAGTTTTTCGCTCGCGGCCATTATCATCATGCCGCTGTCGCTGGAGTTAGCTCACCGTATTAACTGGCAAGCGCCGTTTTATATTTTCGGCCTCGGTGGCCTGCTGCTGGCGCTGTTAGTGCTGTGGCTCTTTCCTTCCATGCCGCCGGCGCATCGGGCCCAGCAAAACGCGTCTCCCAGCAAAGCCCCCACTTCCGTATTACACGATCTGCTGGCCTCCCCGCTTTTCCTGTTGGGGCTGACGGTGGTTTCGCTACAGATGTTCGGTCATTTCCTGCTGATTCCCCATTTTTCGAACTACTTTCAGTTCAATCTGGCGTTCCCGCGGGATGATATTTCCCTGCTTTATCTCTGCGGCGGACTGGCAAGCATGGTGACCATGCAGCTGTGCGGCAGCCTGCTGGATCGAGGGTATGCCAGCCGGACGATCGTGGTAACGACGCTACTGCTGGCCGTTGTCATCCTCTGCGGTTTCGTTTTGCCTTTTTCACTTTCCCTGTATCTGGTGTTCACCCTGTTCATGGCGCTCAGTGCAGCCCGCTCCAGCAGCACGCTGGCAATTACCGCCGGCATTCCGCTGCCGCATCAGCGCGCCGCGTTTATGTCCTATCAGGGCACCGCGGCCAACGTGGCATCAGGGCTCGCCAGCGTTGCTTCTGCCGCTTATCTGAGCACCTCGATTGAGGGAAAAATTGATGGGTTCTCACAGCTCGCCGTCGCCAGCACCGTATTTGCGCTTGCCGCCATGCTGCTAACCCTGCGCCTGATTCCGCAGTTGGCTGAACGCAGCCGGAAGATGGCCGCACGCCAGCCTGCGCAAGCGACGGAGCAATAA
- a CDS encoding isochorismate synthase MenF → MDTLITEAETFSGLTYSEQTAFLYASEHRSLSTSGLFERISSPVCAPDSHDDRLSSAIAQAFQRARQAGQSLPIVVGAIPFDTTQPSCLYIPDSYTVTTKSELVSRARKHTAASPAALTLNSVPDECQFKSIVAEAVERFRRGELSKAVLSRILDIELAGPVKAQAILNNLMVQNAGGYHFSLPLPDGSILLGASPELLLRKQGNVIVSNPLAGSARRMNDEHLDYLNSQRLLNSGKDKYEHKLVVDDIRQRLMPLCSSLTIPSAPSLMHTASMWHLSTAISGELANPEMTALQVACQLHPTPALCGFPTQEARQLIAELEPHDRGVFSGIVGWCDANGDGEWVIAIRCGTIKNNNVRLFAGAGIVEASVPEDEWAETAAKLNTMLNAFGLNSGVDGL, encoded by the coding sequence GTGGATACACTGATTACAGAAGCTGAAACATTTAGCGGGCTAACTTATTCGGAACAGACCGCTTTTTTATATGCATCGGAACACCGTAGCCTTTCTACTTCCGGCTTATTTGAACGTATTTCGTCCCCTGTTTGTGCTCCAGATTCGCACGATGACAGGCTGAGCTCTGCAATCGCGCAGGCGTTCCAGCGAGCGCGTCAGGCAGGGCAGTCTCTGCCTATTGTGGTAGGGGCGATTCCTTTTGATACCACACAACCCTCTTGTCTCTATATCCCTGATAGTTATACCGTTACGACGAAATCTGAACTTGTCAGCCGTGCTCGTAAGCACACGGCGGCGTCACCTGCCGCACTAACGTTAAACAGCGTTCCAGATGAATGTCAGTTCAAATCCATCGTGGCCGAGGCCGTTGAGCGCTTCCGACGTGGTGAACTGAGCAAAGCGGTACTGTCGCGCATTTTGGACATTGAGCTGGCGGGGCCTGTTAAGGCGCAAGCGATCCTCAACAACCTGATGGTGCAGAACGCGGGTGGCTATCACTTCTCGCTGCCGTTGCCGGATGGTTCCATCTTACTGGGCGCTAGCCCAGAACTGCTGCTGCGTAAGCAGGGAAACGTCATTGTCTCTAATCCGCTGGCAGGATCGGCGCGACGAATGAACGATGAGCATCTGGATTACCTGAATAGCCAGCGCTTGCTGAATTCTGGCAAAGACAAGTACGAGCATAAGCTGGTGGTGGACGATATCCGCCAACGCCTGATGCCGCTGTGCTCGTCGTTAACGATCCCCTCAGCACCTTCGCTGATGCACACCGCTTCCATGTGGCACTTATCTACCGCCATCAGCGGCGAGCTGGCTAACCCGGAAATGACGGCGCTTCAGGTTGCCTGCCAGCTTCATCCCACCCCTGCACTGTGCGGCTTCCCCACGCAGGAAGCGCGCCAGCTGATCGCCGAACTGGAACCGCACGATCGCGGCGTATTCAGCGGCATCGTCGGCTGGTGTGATGCCAACGGCGATGGCGAATGGGTGATAGCGATTCGCTGCGGCACCATCAAAAACAATAACGTCCGCCTGTTTGCCGGTGCGGGCATTGTTGAGGCGTCAGTCCCCGAGGATGAATGGGCTGAAACCGCCGCCAAATTAAACACGATGCTGAATGCGTTTGGGCTTAACTCAGGTGTGGATGGACTATGA
- a CDS encoding (2,3-dihydroxybenzoyl)adenylate synthase, which produces MSIEFTPWPEELAQRYRDKGYWVGLPLTDAWERHLTTQPDAVAVVCGERQWSYRELDRQSSALASRLTESGLRCGDTALVQLPNVAEFYLTFFALLKMGVAPVNALFSHNKLELLSYATQIEPRLLIASAEHPLFGNGEFLDRLQTQVPRLQTVVMLGDSPLGHSLSDWLQPRTSASQYQPSASGQVAFFQLSGGSTGTPKLIPRTHDDYYYSVRRSVEICELTPQTRYLCALPAPHNFPLSSPGSLGVFYAGGRVVLAPDPGAMTCFPLIERHQIDITSLVPPAAALWIQAAEQFGGALHSLKILQVGGAKLSEAVARRIPAVLGCQLQQVLGMAEGLVNYTRLDDSDEHIFTTQGYPMSPDDEVKVLDIDGNPVPRGEAGLLATRGPYTFRGYYRSPEHNARAFDSEGFYHSGDVVQMTEDGYLRVVGREKDQINRGGEKIAAEEIENLLLKHDGILHAALVSMPDPVMGEKSCAFLVVSDASLKAITLRKYLRNQGIAEFKLPDRFEMIDTLPVTPVGKIDKKSLRQRIQTQLSTQNRT; this is translated from the coding sequence ATGAGCATTGAATTTACGCCCTGGCCAGAGGAACTGGCACAGCGTTATCGTGACAAGGGGTACTGGGTCGGCCTGCCGTTAACGGATGCCTGGGAACGCCATCTGACGACGCAGCCCGATGCGGTTGCGGTGGTGTGCGGTGAGCGCCAGTGGAGCTATCGGGAGCTGGATCGGCAATCTTCCGCGCTGGCATCGCGCCTGACGGAAAGCGGCCTGCGCTGTGGTGACACCGCGTTGGTGCAGTTGCCGAACGTGGCCGAATTTTACCTGACCTTTTTTGCGTTGCTGAAAATGGGCGTCGCGCCGGTTAACGCGCTGTTCAGCCATAACAAGCTGGAACTGCTGTCATACGCCACACAGATCGAACCGCGCTTACTGATCGCATCGGCCGAACACCCGCTGTTTGGCAACGGCGAGTTTCTGGATCGGTTACAGACGCAGGTTCCTCGCCTGCAAACGGTGGTGATGCTCGGCGACAGCCCACTGGGGCACAGCCTGTCAGACTGGCTGCAACCGCGCACTTCAGCCAGCCAGTATCAGCCTTCCGCGTCGGGGCAGGTTGCCTTCTTCCAGCTTTCTGGCGGCAGTACCGGTACGCCGAAGCTGATTCCCCGCACCCATGATGATTATTACTACAGCGTGCGCCGCAGCGTGGAAATTTGCGAGCTGACGCCACAAACCCGCTACCTGTGCGCGTTGCCCGCACCGCATAACTTCCCGTTAAGCTCGCCCGGTTCGCTCGGTGTGTTTTACGCTGGTGGACGCGTTGTGCTGGCGCCCGATCCGGGAGCGATGACCTGCTTCCCGCTGATCGAACGCCATCAGATCGATATTACCTCGCTGGTGCCGCCCGCCGCCGCGCTGTGGATTCAGGCGGCCGAGCAGTTTGGCGGCGCGCTGCATAGCCTGAAGATCTTGCAGGTGGGTGGCGCGAAGCTGAGTGAAGCCGTTGCCCGCCGTATTCCGGCGGTGTTGGGCTGCCAGCTACAGCAGGTGCTTGGCATGGCGGAAGGGCTGGTGAACTACACCCGACTGGACGACAGCGACGAGCATATCTTCACCACGCAAGGCTACCCGATGAGCCCGGACGATGAAGTTAAGGTGCTGGATATCGACGGCAATCCGGTGCCGAGAGGCGAGGCGGGGCTGCTGGCGACGCGCGGCCCTTATACCTTCCGTGGCTATTACCGCAGTCCGGAACACAACGCCCGCGCCTTCGACAGTGAAGGGTTTTACCACTCGGGTGATGTGGTGCAGATGACCGAGGACGGCTATTTGCGCGTGGTCGGCCGAGAAAAAGATCAGATTAACCGCGGTGGTGAAAAGATTGCCGCTGAAGAGATCGAAAACCTGCTGCTCAAGCATGACGGCATTCTTCATGCTGCGCTGGTGTCCATGCCCGATCCGGTCATGGGCGAAAAAAGCTGCGCTTTTCTGGTGGTCAGCGATGCCTCGCTGAAAGCCATTACGTTAAGAAAATATCTTCGCAATCAGGGTATTGCTGAATTCAAACTGCCGGACCGCTTCGAGATGATCGACACCTTGCCCGTTACGCCGGTCGGCAAGATTGATAAGAAATCACTCCGTCAGCGCATCCAGACCCAACTTAGCACTCAAAACCGAACGTAG
- a CDS encoding isochorismatase, whose translation MAIPSIASYPLPRAQDFPENKVAWAFEPERAVLLIHDMQDYFVNFYGADSPLAQQLIENIVALRTYCKAQGIPVVYTAQPNAQSAADRALLNDMWGAGLNNHPEKQRVVSVLTPDEHDTVLVKWRYSAFHRSPLEPMMKEMGKDQLIICGVYGHIGCMITATDAFMRDIKPFMVGDAVADFSLQEHQMALKYVATRAGRVVSTAELTGAKMALALTKQGLRAHLLTLIDEEEDQFDENENLIDYGLDSVRMMALLTEWRNQGVTLSFVDLARNPSLNAWWALIEKQQGAAS comes from the coding sequence ATGGCAATCCCTTCTATTGCTTCTTATCCCCTGCCGCGCGCACAGGATTTCCCTGAGAACAAAGTTGCCTGGGCGTTTGAGCCTGAGCGCGCGGTGCTGCTGATTCACGACATGCAGGATTATTTCGTGAATTTCTATGGTGCGGACAGCCCGCTGGCGCAGCAGTTGATTGAGAACATTGTGGCGTTGCGAACCTACTGCAAAGCACAGGGGATTCCGGTGGTGTATACCGCGCAGCCGAACGCACAAAGCGCGGCCGACCGGGCGCTGCTGAACGACATGTGGGGCGCAGGGCTGAATAATCACCCTGAAAAGCAGCGTGTTGTGAGTGTGCTGACACCGGATGAGCACGATACGGTGCTGGTGAAGTGGCGCTATAGCGCTTTTCACCGTTCGCCGCTGGAACCGATGATGAAGGAGATGGGTAAAGATCAGCTGATTATCTGCGGTGTTTACGGGCATATCGGCTGCATGATTACCGCGACAGATGCCTTCATGCGCGACATCAAGCCATTCATGGTCGGCGATGCGGTGGCGGATTTCTCACTTCAGGAACACCAGATGGCGCTGAAATATGTGGCGACGCGCGCTGGACGTGTAGTTAGCACGGCAGAACTCACAGGAGCAAAAATGGCACTGGCACTGACGAAGCAAGGACTGAGAGCGCACCTGCTGACCTTGATCGACGAAGAAGAGGATCAGTTCGATGAAAATGAGAACCTGATCGACTACGGTCTGGATTCGGTGCGCATGATGGCGCTGCTGACCGAATGGCGTAATCAGGGCGTCACGCTGAGCTTTGTCGATCTGGCGCGTAACCCCAGCCTGAATGCCTGGTGGGCGCTGATCGAAAAACAGCAGGGAGCCGCATCATGA
- a CDS encoding amino acid adenylation domain-containing protein produces the protein MKPLSVAQRGLWLGHALNDDKATFNTAECIAFDGKVDIEAMLSAIRQAVMECECLYCQFVEVAGEQAEQPEIGFVASQLPVPIGVLPIIELLPVPMKDEEQTIRQWAREEIAQPLDLLNGLPCRFALLCGEKRDFLYSCVHHIALDGFGTTMLFQRIAQIYSALTAGQPATVAEFGPFSEVLEEEQQRDASGQTAQARDFWLETLNAMPEPASFSEKKAPIAARFLRQSSVLPTDIWQPLTALCEGNKISWPDLFLAMLATHLKLVSGSDRLTFGMMVMNRIGSASLTVPSMQMNIVPLCIQVDEQADFVTLAQQVARTKRTLRRHQHYRYEHLRRDLNRVGGEQRLFGPLINIMPFDHPLSYGSLSSSTLNLSAGPVEDLTIEIHFKTDGTPVLDFDANPACYSAEALASLQETLFTLLQRWLAQPQQTSGELLGNWLREERELALITSREPEPFVEPVLTAIAKQARKNPNHPALTQRDRQYSYQQLLDLSGQAAAALHERGVQPGERIGVMLNRSPETIICLLAVMQCGAVYVPLDPEQPHERQQHIIQIAGLRTIVTQADYQHRLASVFSGEIVLAGHLLSFNTQAAALPPVEARDGQIAYVMFTSGSTGLPKGVEIGVGALDHFIAAARQRYGLRAADRVLQFAPFNFDASIEEIFATLTSGATLVLRTDEMLESIPTFVEQVEEQAITLLDLPTAFWNEWVVGLKTGTLTLPSALRAIIIGGEAVYPEQLVQWQRHAPDTLRLINTYGPTETTVVATSCDLQTQSADVAQLPIGLPLAGVNALILAAGDRPATEGELVLLGPMLAAGYIGTEHSAFTQIAVGDRKLPAYRTGDRVRLEKGQLLYLGRMDNEFKISGYRIQPGEVEAHLLAQPDVDEACVQGIVYPNGVRRLVAFVANKAGEIDARALKQRLGSVLPPAMIPTDYRAFRQLPKTGSNKVDRKRLLAEYHDEAPAQALASETENRVSAIWQQILGVSGIQSRDNFFELGGQSLQTIQIVNRLAAEFSVSIKVSDVFDHPQLSDFCRYLDDRLSQDENSVEMVW, from the coding sequence ATGAAGCCGCTGAGCGTTGCGCAGCGCGGGCTGTGGTTAGGCCATGCCCTGAACGATGATAAGGCGACGTTCAACACGGCGGAGTGCATTGCGTTTGACGGCAAAGTCGATATCGAAGCCATGCTGAGTGCGATCCGTCAGGCGGTCATGGAGTGCGAGTGCCTGTACTGCCAGTTTGTTGAGGTTGCGGGTGAACAGGCCGAGCAGCCGGAGATCGGCTTTGTCGCTTCACAACTGCCAGTGCCGATTGGCGTGCTGCCGATTATTGAACTGTTGCCTGTACCGATGAAGGATGAAGAGCAGACGATACGCCAGTGGGCGCGTGAGGAAATCGCCCAGCCGCTGGATCTGCTGAACGGATTACCCTGCCGCTTTGCGCTGCTGTGCGGTGAAAAACGTGATTTTCTCTACAGCTGTGTGCACCACATTGCGCTGGACGGCTTTGGCACGACGATGCTGTTTCAGCGTATCGCCCAGATCTACAGCGCACTGACGGCGGGGCAACCCGCTACGGTGGCGGAGTTCGGCCCATTCAGCGAGGTGCTGGAAGAAGAACAGCAGCGTGATGCCAGCGGGCAGACGGCGCAGGCGCGTGATTTCTGGCTGGAAACGCTGAACGCGATGCCGGAACCGGCCAGCTTCAGCGAGAAGAAAGCGCCGATCGCGGCGCGCTTTTTGCGCCAGAGCAGCGTGTTGCCGACGGATATCTGGCAGCCGCTGACGGCGCTGTGTGAAGGCAACAAGATCAGCTGGCCGGATCTGTTTCTGGCGATGCTGGCGACGCACCTCAAGCTGGTGTCCGGCAGCGACCGACTGACGTTCGGCATGATGGTAATGAACCGTATCGGCTCTGCCTCGCTGACGGTGCCGAGCATGCAGATGAATATTGTGCCGCTGTGCATTCAGGTAGATGAACAGGCGGACTTTGTCACACTGGCGCAGCAGGTTGCCCGCACCAAGCGCACGCTGCGTCGTCATCAGCATTATCGCTATGAGCATTTACGTCGCGATCTGAACCGCGTCGGCGGTGAACAGCGGCTCTTTGGTCCGCTGATCAATATCATGCCGTTCGATCATCCGCTCAGCTACGGATCGCTGTCGTCCAGCACGCTGAATCTCAGCGCCGGACCGGTTGAAGATCTGACCATCGAGATCCATTTCAAAACCGATGGCACACCGGTATTGGATTTTGATGCCAACCCAGCCTGTTACAGCGCAGAAGCGCTCGCCAGCCTGCAAGAAACGCTGTTCACGCTGCTTCAACGCTGGCTGGCACAGCCGCAGCAAACCAGTGGTGAGCTGTTGGGGAACTGGCTGCGTGAAGAGCGGGAACTGGCGTTGATCACCAGCCGCGAGCCTGAGCCGTTCGTTGAACCCGTTCTGACGGCGATCGCCAAGCAAGCGCGTAAAAACCCGAATCATCCGGCGCTGACACAGCGCGACCGGCAGTACAGTTACCAGCAACTGTTGGATCTGAGCGGCCAGGCCGCCGCGGCGCTGCATGAGCGCGGCGTTCAGCCCGGCGAGCGCATCGGTGTCATGCTGAACCGCAGCCCAGAAACCATCATTTGCCTGCTGGCCGTGATGCAGTGCGGCGCGGTGTATGTACCGCTCGACCCTGAACAGCCGCACGAACGTCAGCAGCACATCATCCAGATTGCCGGGTTACGCACGATTGTGACGCAGGCGGACTACCAGCATCGGCTGGCGTCGGTCTTTTCCGGCGAGATCGTTCTGGCGGGGCATCTTCTGTCATTCAACACACAGGCCGCCGCACTGCCGCCTGTGGAAGCGAGAGACGGACAGATTGCCTATGTCATGTTCACCTCGGGATCGACCGGATTGCCGAAGGGCGTGGAGATCGGCGTCGGCGCACTGGATCACTTCATCGCGGCGGCACGCCAGCGCTATGGCCTGCGCGCGGCGGATCGCGTGCTGCAATTTGCCCCGTTTAACTTTGATGCCAGCATCGAAGAGATCTTTGCCACGCTGACCAGCGGTGCAACGCTGGTGCTGCGCACTGATGAGATGCTGGAATCGATTCCGACCTTTGTCGAACAGGTCGAAGAACAGGCGATTACCCTGCTCGATCTGCCGACCGCATTCTGGAATGAATGGGTCGTGGGGCTGAAAACCGGCACGCTGACCCTGCCTTCCGCACTGCGCGCCATCATCATTGGCGGTGAAGCGGTGTACCCCGAACAGCTGGTGCAGTGGCAACGCCATGCGCCGGATACGCTGCGCTTAATTAACACCTATGGCCCAACGGAAACCACGGTGGTGGCGACCAGTTGCGATCTGCAAACGCAGTCTGCCGATGTGGCACAGCTTCCTATCGGTCTGCCATTGGCAGGCGTCAATGCGCTGATTCTGGCGGCGGGCGACCGCCCTGCGACGGAAGGAGAACTGGTGCTGCTGGGGCCAATGCTGGCGGCGGGCTACATCGGTACAGAACACTCGGCGTTTACGCAAATAGCGGTGGGCGATCGGAAGCTTCCGGCTTACCGCACGGGCGACAGAGTACGGCTGGAAAAAGGACAGCTGCTGTACCTCGGGCGCATGGATAACGAGTTTAAAATCAGCGGCTACCGGATCCAGCCTGGGGAAGTCGAAGCCCATCTGCTGGCACAGCCGGACGTCGATGAAGCCTGCGTGCAGGGCATTGTTTACCCCAATGGCGTGCGGCGTCTGGTGGCGTTTGTCGCTAATAAAGCAGGCGAGATCGACGCGCGTGCGCTGAAACAGCGTCTGGGCAGCGTGCTGCCGCCAGCGATGATCCCGACCGATTATCGTGCTTTCCGCCAGTTGCCGAAAACCGGCTCCAACAAGGTCGATCGCAAGCGCCTGCTGGCGGAATACCACGATGAGGCACCGGCGCAGGCGTTAGCCAGCGAAACCGAGAATCGAGTCAGTGCGATCTGGCAGCAGATCCTCGGCGTGTCGGGGATCCAGTCGCGGGATAACTTCTTCGAGCTGGGCGGACAGTCATTGCAGACTATCCAGATCGTCAACCGTCTGGCCGCCGAATTTTCCGTCAGCATCAAGGTGTCTGATGTGTTCGATCATCCCCAGCTCAGCGACTTCTGCCGCTATCTGGACGACAGGCTGTCACAGGATGAAAACAGCGTGGAAATGGTGTGGTAG